A window from Dromaius novaehollandiae isolate bDroNov1 chromosome 1, bDroNov1.hap1, whole genome shotgun sequence encodes these proteins:
- the RASSF8 gene encoding ras association domain-containing protein 8, protein MELKVWVDGVQRIVCGVTEVTTCQEVVIALAQAIGRTGRYTLIEKWRDTERHLAPHENPIISLNKWGQYASDVQLILRRTGPSLSERPTSDSVARIPERTLYRQSLPPLAKLRPQNDKSIKRREPKRKSLTFTGGAKGLMDIFGKSKESEFKQKVLNNCKTTADELKKLIHLQTEKLQCIEKQLESNDAEIRYWEQKYNSSLEEEILKLEQKIKRNEVEIEEEEFWENELQIEQENEKQLKEQLQEMRQRILECESKLKEYMSQIHSMESGLEAEKLQREVQESQVNEEEVKEKIEKVKGEIDIQGQQSLRLENGIKAVERSLGQATKRLQDREQELEQLTKELRQVNLQQFIQQTGTKVTVLPADPVEVEAPHMELERETTFQSGSLKRPGSSRQLPSNLRILQNPLSSGFNPEGIYV, encoded by the exons ATGGAGCTCAAAGTATGGGTGGATGGAGTCCAGAGAATTGTTTGTGGGGTGACTGAAGTCACAACATGCCAGGAGGTTGTGATAGCTCTTGCTCAGGCCATTG GTCGCACCGGCAGGTACACgctgatagaaaaatggagagataCAGAGAGGCACTTGGCGCCTCATGAAAATCCCATCATCTCGCTGAACAAATGGGGACAATACGCCAGCGACGTGCAGTTAATACTGCGTCGCACTGGGCCCTCCCTGAGCGAGAGGCCAACTTCAGACAGCGTTGCTCGAATACCAGAGAGAACTTTGTATCGGCAAAGCTTACCTCCGTTAGCCAAGTTGAGGCCCCAGAATGACAAATCAATAAAAAGGAGAGAGCCAAAAAGGAAATCTCTGACTTTCACTGGGGGGGCAAAAGGATTAATGGACATTTTTGGTAAAAGTAAAGAATCCGAGTTCAAGCAAAAGGTGCTCAACAACTGTAAAACAACAGCAGATgagctgaagaaactgattcacctccAGACAGAGAAACTTCAGTGCATTGAAAAACAGCTGGAGTCCAATGATGCTGAGATCCGCTACTGGGAACAAAAGTATAATTCCAGCCTGGAGGAAGAAATTCTCAAACTAGAGCAGAAGATCAAAAGGAATGAAGTAGAGATTGAAGAGGAAGAATTCTGGGAAAATGAGCTACAGATTGagcaagagaatgaaaaacaGCTGAAGGAGCAGCTCCAGGAGATGAGGCAGAGGATTCTGGAGTGTGAAAGCAAGCTAAAGGAATACATGTCTCAAATCCACAGTATGGAAAGTGGCCTTGAAGCAGAGAAGTTGCAGCGGGAAGTTCAAGAATCCCAAGTGAATGAAGAAGAGGTCAAAGAAAAGATTGAGAAGGTGAAAGGTGAAATTGATATTCAGGGCCAGCAAAGTCTAAGATTGGAAAATGGCATTAAAGCTGTAGAAAGGTCTTTGGGCCAAGCTACCAAACGGTTACAG GACAGGGAGCAAGAACTGGAGCAGCTGACAAAGGAGCTGCGACAAGTCAATCTCCAGCAGTTTATCCAGCAAACAGGAACGAAGGTCACAGTGCTGCCAGCAGACCCCGTTGAGGTGGAGGCCCCGCACATGGAGCTTGAGAGAG